A window of Corallococcus macrosporus DSM 14697 contains these coding sequences:
- a CDS encoding universal stress protein: MIVPTDFSEASAHAVGRAAHLPLAEGAKVLLTHALPSRMPTELGARALDATARELERIAERLRKGLRAEGTSATVETHIARGKPVEAILRRAKAFGAELIVLGRHGAKPLRDMFLGSTAENVIRGGVLPVLIANRRATGPYLRPVVAVDADEPSKRAARFVPTLMTTGAELTLVHAYDVPLEYAVFPGLKSKERTHYQNTFKASAERKLRALQRELDALGVPYHLVMENGGSRSIVLEFVDDQGADLLALGTRARSGVAFALLGSVATDLIREAKCDVLVVREAGHDE; the protein is encoded by the coding sequence GTGATTGTCCCAACGGACTTCTCGGAGGCGAGCGCGCACGCGGTGGGGCGGGCGGCGCACCTCCCCCTCGCGGAGGGGGCCAAGGTGCTGCTGACCCATGCGCTCCCCAGCCGCATGCCCACGGAGCTGGGCGCCCGGGCGCTGGACGCCACCGCGCGCGAGCTCGAACGCATCGCCGAGCGGTTGCGCAAGGGGCTGCGCGCCGAGGGGACCTCGGCCACCGTCGAGACGCACATCGCTCGCGGCAAGCCGGTGGAGGCCATCCTGCGCCGGGCCAAGGCCTTTGGCGCGGAGCTCATCGTCCTGGGCCGGCATGGCGCCAAGCCGCTGCGCGACATGTTCCTGGGCTCCACGGCGGAGAACGTCATCCGGGGCGGAGTCCTGCCCGTGCTCATCGCCAACCGGCGGGCCACCGGCCCGTACCTCCGGCCCGTGGTGGCGGTGGACGCGGACGAGCCATCCAAGCGCGCGGCGCGCTTCGTGCCCACGTTGATGACGACCGGCGCCGAGCTGACGCTGGTGCACGCGTATGACGTGCCGCTGGAGTACGCCGTGTTCCCCGGGCTGAAGAGCAAGGAGCGCACGCACTACCAGAACACGTTCAAGGCCTCCGCGGAGCGGAAGCTCCGGGCCTTGCAGCGGGAACTGGACGCGCTGGGCGTGCCCTATCATCTGGTGATGGAGAACGGCGGCTCGCGCTCCATCGTCCTCGAGTTCGTGGACGACCAGGGCGCGGACCTGCTGGCCCTGGGGACCCGGGCGCGCTCCGGCGTGGCGTTCGCCCTGCTCGGGAGCGTCGCGACAGACCTCATCCGCGAGGCGAAGTGCGACGTGCTCGTCGTCCGCGAGGCCGGGCACGACGAGTAG
- the truA gene encoding tRNA pseudouridine(38-40) synthase TruA: protein MPRLKLTLEYEGTRYVGWQVQPNGPSIQSVLESGLERLLGTRVSVASAGRTDAGVHASGQVACFDAPRVLPLKAYVLGLNGLLPPDVAVVDAVEVAEDFDPRRWSRGKRYRYRVSNRRTRSPLRRMTHWEVFAPLDVEAMRRAATHLVGRHDYSAFRASDCQAKHAVRELRGLSVEGTSGDAVSFVVEGTAFLKHMVRNLAGTLVEVGKGRRPEAWVAEVLASRDRKRAGPTAPPQGLVLEEVFYGEGPPARTPGGTADVEEDEG from the coding sequence ATGCCCCGGCTGAAGCTGACGCTCGAATACGAAGGAACGCGCTACGTGGGCTGGCAGGTGCAGCCGAACGGGCCCTCCATCCAGTCCGTGCTGGAGTCGGGCCTGGAGCGGCTGCTCGGGACGCGCGTGTCGGTGGCCTCGGCGGGCCGCACGGACGCGGGCGTCCACGCCTCCGGGCAGGTGGCCTGTTTCGATGCTCCCCGCGTGTTGCCGCTGAAGGCCTACGTCCTGGGCCTCAACGGCCTGCTGCCGCCCGACGTGGCGGTGGTGGACGCGGTGGAGGTGGCCGAGGACTTCGACCCGCGCCGGTGGTCCCGAGGCAAGCGCTACCGGTACCGCGTGAGCAACCGGCGCACGCGCTCGCCGCTGCGCCGGATGACGCACTGGGAGGTCTTCGCGCCCCTGGACGTGGAGGCCATGCGGCGGGCCGCCACGCACCTGGTGGGCCGGCATGACTACTCCGCCTTCCGGGCGTCGGACTGCCAGGCGAAGCACGCGGTGCGCGAGCTTCGCGGCCTGTCCGTGGAGGGCACTTCGGGGGACGCCGTGTCCTTCGTGGTGGAGGGCACCGCGTTCCTGAAGCACATGGTGCGCAACCTGGCGGGGACGCTGGTGGAGGTGGGGAAGGGCCGGCGCCCCGAGGCCTGGGTGGCGGAGGTGCTGGCCTCCAGGGACCGCAAGCGCGCCGGGCCCACCGCGCCGCCCCAGGGGCTGGTGCTGGAGGAGGTCTTCTACGGAGAGGGCCCGCCTGCCCGCACGCCAGGGGGGACAGCGGACGTGGAGGAGGACGAGGGCTGA
- a CDS encoding serine/threonine protein kinase yields MPPAAPPRDTGRFGNYRLIDRIAVGGMAEIFLAHQQQDDGRESPVVIKRIRPHLSKHAAFVKMFLNEARLAAQLNHPNVVQIHDLGKIADSYFIAMEYVSGRDMRRVVPKAEALGIPFPLVYAVKIASCVCAGLHHAHTKADLYGNPLNIVHRDVSPENVVVAFDGSVKILDFGIAKAANQMEQTRNGEIKGKLSYMSPEQCLGKPLDCRSDIFSLGVVLYEWLTGFKLFTGESEAAVMRSITEGKIYAPSYFREDLPERLEVILMRALERDRDKRYQTAAQMQKDLDAFLDAYDFTPTALHLSNFIKQLFEEELAAEQRRLSVRDAAAPTSEEALELAEVVSALDTAKSVPAPEPPAHEDRTEPRTLAVPLSPAVSEALEAVARRNNVPAGRMVAELLESWLKYR; encoded by the coding sequence ATGCCTCCCGCTGCCCCTCCGCGCGACACCGGCCGCTTTGGAAATTACCGCCTCATCGACCGCATCGCCGTGGGGGGCATGGCCGAGATCTTCCTCGCGCATCAGCAGCAGGATGACGGCCGCGAGTCCCCCGTCGTCATCAAGCGCATCCGCCCGCATCTGTCCAAGCACGCGGCCTTCGTGAAGATGTTCCTCAACGAGGCCCGGCTGGCCGCGCAGCTCAACCACCCCAACGTCGTGCAGATTCACGACCTGGGGAAGATCGCCGACAGCTACTTCATCGCCATGGAGTACGTGTCCGGCCGCGACATGCGCCGCGTCGTCCCCAAGGCGGAGGCGCTGGGGATTCCCTTCCCGCTGGTGTACGCGGTGAAGATCGCCTCGTGCGTCTGCGCGGGCCTGCACCACGCGCACACCAAGGCGGACCTGTACGGCAACCCGCTCAACATCGTCCACCGGGACGTGTCACCGGAGAACGTCGTCGTCGCCTTCGACGGCTCGGTGAAGATTCTGGATTTCGGCATCGCCAAGGCCGCCAACCAGATGGAGCAGACGCGCAACGGCGAAATCAAGGGCAAGCTCAGCTACATGAGCCCGGAGCAGTGTCTGGGCAAGCCGCTGGACTGCCGCAGCGACATCTTCTCCCTGGGCGTGGTGCTCTACGAGTGGCTCACCGGCTTCAAGCTGTTCACCGGCGAGTCCGAGGCCGCGGTCATGCGCAGCATCACCGAGGGGAAGATCTACGCGCCGTCGTACTTCCGCGAGGACCTGCCAGAGCGCCTGGAGGTCATCCTGATGCGGGCGCTGGAGCGCGACCGGGACAAGCGGTACCAGACGGCCGCGCAGATGCAGAAGGACCTGGACGCCTTCCTGGACGCGTACGACTTCACGCCCACGGCGCTGCACCTGTCCAACTTCATCAAGCAGCTCTTCGAGGAGGAGCTGGCCGCCGAGCAGCGCCGCCTGTCCGTGCGCGACGCGGCCGCGCCCACGTCGGAGGAGGCGCTGGAGCTGGCGGAGGTGGTGAGCGCGCTCGACACGGCGAAGTCCGTGCCCGCGCCGGAGCCTCCCGCCCATGAGGACCGCACCGAGCCGCGCACCCTGGCCGTGCCGCTGAGCCCCGCCGTCTCCGAGGCCCTGGAGGCCGTGGCCCGCCGCAACAACGTGCCCGCGGGCCGCATGGTGGCGGAGCTGCTCGAGTCCTGGCTCAAGTACCGCTGA
- a CDS encoding RHS repeat-associated core domain-containing protein — protein MVTKKRGLCRARHNPRSAMTANNTQSGAASVSLVDVDTAASLDSTSEVRNGNVVTPWVHPANGRVEVRFVASATAASGYQGVVLEGYEYQRYQSGAQPFWIPLRFPGQYHDDETGFAENWNRFYNPSIGRYHQPEPMMPDPRFIRRMALQGHNVSAYAYAMNNPLYFTDPNGLYPTPWTPGKLCVSSSCKKDDGNSCKDLPETSPKTGDPGELKNLPAPGTCTDSDAVYMDTGVYKIPNNCKCTVECDSNGVQELSCTCWPWWLGSPTHYPPGTNSPAGWPPNTSTP, from the coding sequence ATGGTCACCAAGAAGCGCGGATTATGCCGAGCTCGGCATAACCCGCGCTCCGCGATGACCGCCAACAATACGCAGAGTGGTGCGGCCAGCGTCAGCCTGGTGGACGTGGATACGGCGGCGAGCCTGGATTCCACCTCGGAGGTGAGGAATGGGAATGTCGTGACGCCGTGGGTGCATCCGGCAAACGGTCGGGTGGAGGTGCGGTTTGTGGCGAGCGCAACGGCGGCGTCAGGCTACCAAGGGGTGGTGCTGGAGGGCTACGAGTACCAGCGGTACCAGTCTGGAGCGCAGCCCTTCTGGATTCCATTGCGGTTCCCTGGCCAGTACCACGATGATGAAACGGGATTCGCTGAAAATTGGAATCGTTTCTATAATCCATCGATAGGTAGATACCATCAGCCCGAGCCGATGATGCCGGACCCGAGGTTCATCCGGCGGATGGCGCTCCAGGGGCACAACGTGAGCGCCTACGCCTACGCGATGAACAACCCGCTGTACTTCACCGACCCGAACGGCCTGTACCCGACGCCGTGGACCCCTGGGAAGCTCTGCGTCTCGTCGTCCTGCAAGAAGGACGATGGCAACTCCTGCAAGGATCTTCCGGAGACCTCCCCGAAGACGGGCGACCCCGGTGAGCTGAAGAACCTCCCTGCGCCAGGGACGTGCACGGACAGCGACGCCGTGTACATGGACACCGGCGTCTACAAGATCCCGAACAACTGCAAGTGCACGGTCGAGTGCGACTCGAACGGCGTGCAGGAACTCTCGTGTACCTGCTGGCCGTGGTGGCTCGGATCGCCGACCCATTACCCTCCGGGTACGAACTCACCAGCGGGCTGGCCGCCCAACACGTCGACGCCATGA
- a CDS encoding RHS repeat-associated core domain-containing protein encodes MVDHIGKPVVMLDASRRVTGAADYDPFGHVNRVSQVAETAHPYTSGSSVSLGTLTQPVSAGVEVVRMRALYHLVDTQSGAASVSLVDVDTAASLDSTSEVRNGNVVTPWVQPANGRVEVRFVASATAAPGYQGVVLEGYEYQRYQSGAQPFWIPLRFPGQYHDDETGFAENWNRFYNPSIGRYLQPEPMLQSPNFVKGMASQGMSAPAYAYANNDPLHFTDPTGLEVRLETDRYWDLMQSAMSRLRNCPAVGQWMAKCFGSNPFTNSSDHLVRYFHDESPLGCWQSGTAATTNWFSNTTNICSSMFQSRIFSGSGTWRGEREMAATMLHELSHQLSLGTNDALTRLGAASPDGECSAVAAEKLAYKLYDQGCGAIDGCK; translated from the coding sequence GTGGTGGACCACATCGGCAAGCCGGTGGTGATGCTGGACGCTTCGAGGCGAGTGACGGGTGCCGCGGACTATGACCCGTTTGGGCACGTCAACCGGGTGTCGCAGGTGGCGGAGACGGCGCACCCGTACACGAGTGGAAGCAGCGTGAGTCTGGGGACGCTGACGCAGCCGGTGAGTGCGGGAGTGGAGGTGGTGAGGATGCGTGCGCTGTACCACCTGGTGGATACGCAGAGTGGTGCGGCCAGCGTCAGCCTGGTGGACGTGGATACGGCGGCGAGCCTGGATTCCACCTCGGAGGTGAGGAATGGGAATGTCGTGACGCCGTGGGTGCAGCCGGCAAACGGTCGGGTGGAGGTGCGGTTTGTGGCGAGCGCAACGGCGGCGCCAGGCTACCAGGGGGTGGTGCTGGAGGGCTACGAGTACCAGCGGTACCAGTCTGGAGCGCAGCCCTTCTGGATTCCATTGCGGTTCCCTGGCCAGTACCACGATGATGAAACGGGATTCGCTGAAAATTGGAATCGTTTCTATAATCCATCGATAGGTAGATACCTGCAGCCCGAGCCCATGCTCCAGAGCCCGAACTTCGTGAAGGGTATGGCGTCGCAGGGTATGAGCGCGCCTGCTTACGCCTACGCGAACAACGACCCCTTGCACTTCACGGACCCGACCGGCCTCGAAGTACGCCTTGAAACTGATCGGTACTGGGACCTCATGCAATCGGCGATGTCTCGCCTAAGAAATTGTCCCGCCGTTGGTCAGTGGATGGCGAAGTGCTTCGGTTCCAATCCGTTCACCAATTCCAGCGATCACTTGGTCCGCTACTTCCACGATGAGAGCCCGTTGGGGTGTTGGCAATCGGGGACGGCGGCAACGACCAACTGGTTCAGTAACACCACGAACATTTGCTCGTCGATGTTCCAGTCCCGGATCTTCTCGGGCTCGGGCACATGGCGCGGCGAGCGCGAAATGGCCGCCACGATGCTTCACGAGCTCTCTCATCAGTTGTCCCTTGGGACGAACGACGCGCTCACGCGGCTTGGTGCGGCCAGCCCTGACGGCGAGTGCTCTGCCGTCGCCGCTGAAAAGCTTGCATACAAGCTTTATGACCAAGGGTGCGGGGCAATCGATGGGTGCAAGTAA
- a CDS encoding class I SAM-dependent rRNA methyltransferase has product MGASPSSLVDTLRAARGRRGPLLGDARTTAWRVLNAEADGVPDVTADVFGDVYVISLYRDFTPAEEEALLDAAVAAWAPRSLYLKRRPREARVLANVAKESLAPEAPARGEAVESFTALENGLSFLIRPAQGLSVGLYLDMRDTRAWLLSQARGLTVLNLFSYTCAFGVVATAGGAKRALNLDASRRVLEWGEENARLNGQTVDRYDYVAGDVFDWLKRLAKKGESFDIVISDPPSFSTTRSGRFSAARDYARLAEAAARVVSPGGQLVACCNHAGLPSRRFEAMVLEGVSQAGRQGKSLGSLGPSALDFPPPPGQEPALKVHRVQVR; this is encoded by the coding sequence ATGGGTGCATCGCCTTCTTCCCTGGTGGATACGCTGCGCGCGGCGCGCGGCCGGCGCGGGCCGTTGCTCGGGGACGCGCGGACCACGGCCTGGCGCGTGCTGAACGCCGAAGCGGACGGCGTGCCGGACGTGACGGCGGACGTGTTTGGCGACGTGTACGTCATCAGCCTCTACCGGGACTTCACGCCGGCCGAGGAGGAGGCCTTGCTCGACGCGGCCGTGGCCGCCTGGGCGCCTCGCAGCCTCTACCTCAAGCGCCGCCCCCGGGAGGCGCGGGTCCTGGCCAACGTGGCGAAGGAGTCGCTTGCGCCCGAGGCACCCGCCCGGGGCGAAGCGGTGGAGTCCTTCACCGCGCTCGAGAACGGCCTGTCGTTCCTCATCCGTCCGGCCCAGGGGCTGTCGGTGGGGCTGTACCTGGACATGCGGGACACGCGGGCGTGGCTGCTGTCACAGGCGCGAGGCCTCACCGTGCTCAACCTCTTCTCCTACACCTGTGCCTTCGGCGTGGTGGCCACGGCGGGTGGCGCGAAGCGGGCGCTCAACCTGGACGCGAGCCGGCGCGTGCTGGAGTGGGGCGAGGAGAACGCGCGCCTCAATGGCCAGACGGTGGACCGGTACGACTATGTGGCCGGTGACGTGTTCGACTGGCTCAAGCGGCTGGCCAAGAAGGGCGAGTCCTTCGACATCGTCATCTCGGATCCGCCGTCGTTCTCTACGACGCGTAGTGGGCGCTTCTCCGCCGCGCGCGACTATGCGCGGCTGGCCGAGGCCGCCGCGCGCGTGGTGAGTCCGGGAGGGCAGTTGGTGGCGTGCTGCAACCACGCCGGGCTGCCTTCCCGCCGCTTCGAGGCCATGGTGCTTGAAGGGGTGTCCCAGGCGGGCCGCCAGGGGAAGTCGCTGGGCTCGCTCGGGCCTTCCGCGTTGGATTTCCCTCCGCCGCCTGGACAGGAACCGGCGCTGAAGGTGCACCGCGTTCAGGTCCGGTAG
- a CDS encoding amidohydrolase family protein, which produces MEGRLLLKNCAVFRADGRVRHGMAVVVEGSTIRRVAPDAQVPVLPGDWEVACRGRLVAPGLVDCHTHLVNGQLLPPTGHFLMLPPRERLDRLRHVARLLTNEDVEALTRYAAARALRNGVTLAVEHLSCQDVAGGLAAQARAAEAVGLRLVTSHSTHGLDGAAQAQTWLDANADFTRAHREHPLVRGALGFHASFTCDDALLRRIAELSRVLDAPTVFHLAESEDDLSTTYAQHGKRVVPRLDALGLLGPRAIAGYARVLDSAEAELLEQSGAFVALAARGARTLERGADPMDAVLSRVHLLGLGTGGHGSLQDELLAALVGVLRISRSGRLPDVDGALAHLLVNGPAELCTRLFGLPSGNVEEGSIADLVVYDVVPTADPETGYSPYLLGQLAHSPVGWTIVNGRVCVREGQVLGLDYVELSHAATQALERVWTRARLGS; this is translated from the coding sequence ATGGAAGGCCGCCTGCTTCTGAAAAACTGTGCCGTGTTCAGGGCGGACGGGCGCGTCCGTCATGGCATGGCCGTGGTGGTGGAAGGCAGCACCATCCGTCGCGTCGCGCCGGACGCCCAGGTGCCCGTGCTGCCGGGGGACTGGGAGGTCGCCTGTCGCGGCCGGCTGGTGGCGCCGGGCCTGGTGGACTGCCACACGCACCTCGTCAACGGTCAGCTCCTGCCGCCCACGGGGCACTTCCTGATGCTCCCGCCGCGCGAGCGCCTGGACCGGCTCCGGCACGTGGCGCGGCTGCTCACCAACGAGGACGTGGAGGCCCTCACCCGTTACGCGGCGGCCCGGGCCCTGCGCAATGGCGTCACGCTGGCGGTGGAGCACCTGTCCTGCCAGGACGTGGCGGGAGGGCTCGCCGCGCAGGCGCGCGCCGCCGAGGCCGTGGGCCTGCGGCTGGTGACGAGCCACTCCACCCATGGGCTGGATGGCGCCGCGCAGGCGCAGACGTGGCTGGACGCCAACGCGGACTTCACCCGCGCGCACCGGGAGCACCCGCTGGTGCGGGGCGCGCTCGGCTTCCACGCGTCGTTCACCTGTGATGACGCGCTGCTGCGCCGCATCGCGGAGCTGAGCCGGGTGCTGGACGCGCCCACCGTCTTCCACCTCGCGGAGAGCGAGGACGACCTCTCCACCACCTACGCCCAGCACGGCAAGCGGGTGGTGCCGCGGCTGGACGCGCTGGGGCTGCTCGGGCCCCGCGCCATCGCGGGCTATGCGCGCGTGCTGGACAGCGCGGAGGCGGAGCTGCTGGAGCAGAGTGGGGCCTTCGTGGCGCTGGCGGCCCGGGGCGCGCGCACGCTGGAGCGCGGCGCGGACCCCATGGACGCGGTGCTGTCGCGGGTCCACCTGCTGGGGCTCGGCACGGGCGGCCACGGCAGCCTCCAGGACGAGCTGCTCGCCGCGCTGGTGGGGGTGCTGCGCATCTCCCGCTCCGGGCGGCTGCCGGACGTGGATGGCGCGCTGGCGCACCTGCTGGTCAACGGCCCGGCGGAGCTGTGCACGCGGCTGTTCGGCCTGCCCTCCGGCAACGTGGAGGAGGGGAGCATCGCGGACCTCGTCGTCTATGACGTCGTCCCCACCGCGGACCCGGAGACGGGCTACTCGCCCTATCTGCTCGGGCAGCTCGCGCATTCGCCGGTGGGGTGGACCATCGTCAATGGCCGCGTCTGCGTGCGCGAGGGCCAGGTGCTGGGGCTCGACTACGTGGAGCTCTCCCACGCGGCGACCCAGGCGCTGGAGCGTGTCTGGACGCGCGCGCGGCTGGGCAGTTGA
- a CDS encoding MerR family transcriptional regulator, protein MALTVSQVARLAKVSIRALHHYDELGLLRPSDRSASGYRLYSQADLQRLQQVLFFKELGFPLEEIRRILADPTFDLRAALRMQRQLLTERAARLDALVHAVDAALDALEKGTHVDKEDMFEAFGDFDPSKYEEEAKQRWGETEAYKESSRRAARYKKEDWKRIKEEGDALFQALADLLAAGTPAASDAAMDLAEAHRQYLGRWFYTCPPAMHRGLGELYVADPRFTENIDKVRPGLSLFLRDAFAANAERQGGGGTCV, encoded by the coding sequence ATGGCCCTGACGGTGAGCCAGGTGGCCCGGCTGGCGAAAGTCAGCATCCGGGCGTTGCACCACTATGACGAGCTGGGCTTGTTGCGTCCGTCGGACCGCAGTGCGTCGGGCTACCGGCTCTACTCGCAGGCGGACCTGCAGCGGCTGCAGCAGGTGCTCTTCTTCAAGGAGCTGGGTTTCCCGCTGGAGGAGATCCGCCGCATCCTGGCCGACCCCACCTTCGACCTGCGCGCCGCCCTGCGGATGCAGCGGCAGCTCCTGACGGAGCGCGCCGCCCGGCTGGACGCGCTGGTGCACGCCGTGGACGCAGCGCTGGACGCGCTGGAGAAGGGGACGCACGTGGACAAGGAAGACATGTTCGAGGCCTTTGGCGACTTCGACCCGTCGAAGTACGAGGAGGAGGCGAAGCAGCGTTGGGGGGAGACGGAGGCCTACAAGGAGTCCTCCCGGAGGGCCGCGCGCTACAAGAAGGAGGATTGGAAGCGCATCAAGGAGGAGGGGGACGCCCTCTTCCAGGCGCTGGCGGACCTGCTCGCCGCGGGGACCCCTGCCGCGTCGGACGCGGCCATGGACCTGGCCGAGGCGCACCGGCAATACCTGGGCAGATGGTTCTACACCTGCCCGCCCGCGATGCACCGGGGCCTGGGAGAGCTGTATGTGGCGGATCCGCGCTTCACGGAGAACATCGACAAGGTGCGTCCGGGCCTGTCGTTGTTCCTGCGGGACGCCTTCGCGGCCAACGCGGAGCGGCAGGGGGGCGGAGGCACCTGCGTCTGA